One stretch of Cetobacterium sp. NK01 DNA includes these proteins:
- a CDS encoding sensor histidine kinase, giving the protein MKKISYKIFLFLNCLTYGFIALYVLINYLFLEDYQISLKKKEITSLAQEYKTQNYEELKEEAQINAIFIKEVSIYKEKNIGDKRNIKPHPMKIVESELWDKVKNGKEVLNIQMGRDNIKRIVLAKKLSDNKMLIVTTSIAPITDVIKSTLKFFIYIIFLSIPINLYIAYKFSIKMGRPIESELLELNAQLKNELEKQKKSEAFRKNFISNVTHELKTPVAIIDGYSEAILDGIIEPQEIPSICKNINLEASNMNALIQELLFYCKMESGYIPIKKDYIDLKETIKNILKRYDIDFKLNNINLKTSLEKVEIYSDKKLLDRCLNNLIINALAYVNAEKYIEIILNTKEIIIKNSSEILKSDNLEEYFKPFSKKNDKKVRKYGGTGLGLSVVSEILKNLNLKYNFYYETDEKVVIFKILLQGDENEKIYIDSSTSE; this is encoded by the coding sequence ATGAAAAAAATATCATATAAAATTTTTTTATTTTTAAATTGTTTAACCTATGGATTTATAGCTTTATATGTTCTTATTAATTATCTTTTCTTAGAAGATTATCAAATTAGTTTAAAAAAGAAAGAGATTACTTCTTTAGCTCAAGAATATAAAACTCAAAATTACGAGGAACTTAAAGAAGAAGCACAGATAAATGCTATTTTTATAAAAGAAGTTTCAATCTACAAAGAGAAAAATATTGGTGATAAAAGGAACATAAAGCCACATCCTATGAAAATTGTTGAAAGCGAACTTTGGGATAAAGTTAAAAATGGAAAAGAAGTTCTCAATATTCAGATGGGAAGAGATAATATAAAAAGAATTGTTTTAGCTAAAAAATTAAGTGATAATAAAATGCTAATTGTAACTACATCTATTGCTCCTATTACTGATGTTATAAAATCAACTTTAAAATTTTTTATTTATATAATTTTTTTAAGTATTCCAATAAATCTATATATTGCTTACAAATTTTCAATAAAAATGGGGCGTCCTATTGAATCTGAACTTTTAGAACTTAATGCTCAATTAAAAAACGAGTTAGAAAAGCAGAAAAAATCTGAAGCATTTAGAAAGAATTTTATATCCAATGTCACTCATGAATTAAAAACACCCGTGGCCATAATTGATGGCTATAGTGAAGCTATTCTAGATGGTATTATAGAACCTCAAGAAATTCCAAGTATTTGTAAAAATATTAATCTAGAAGCTTCTAATATGAACGCTTTAATTCAAGAGCTACTTTTTTATTGCAAAATGGAATCTGGATATATTCCAATAAAAAAGGACTATATAGATTTAAAAGAAACCATAAAAAATATTTTAAAAAGATATGATATTGATTTTAAATTAAATAATATAAATTTAAAAACTTCTTTAGAAAAAGTTGAAATTTATAGCGACAAAAAACTTTTAGATCGTTGTCTTAATAATCTAATTATTAATGCACTTGCGTATGTCAATGCAGAAAAATATATCGAAATAATTTTAAATACAAAAGAAATCATTATTAAAAATAGTAGCGAAATTTTAAAAAGTGATAATTTAGAGGAATATTTTAAACCTTTTTCAAAAAAAAATGATAAAAAAGTTAGAAAATATGGTGGCACTGGATTAGGACTCTCTGTTGTTTCAGAAATACTAAAAAATCTTAATTTAAAATATAACTTTTACTACGAAACTGATGAAAAAGTTGTTATTTTTAAAATTTTATTACAAGGAGATGAGAATGAAAAAATATATATTGATAGCTCTACTTCTGAGTAA
- a CDS encoding response regulator transcription factor: protein MEKILIIEDEDFLRDILKRYLEKEGYRVVEASSGEVGMKKFSEDNFSLILLDVMLPGIQGWEVCKEIKKISDTPIIMLTALSDEDDEVKGLELGVEDYIGKPFKPKVLVARINSLIKRKKICSLEKIGDLEIDKENYKVLKNGEELNLGNKGFALLMYFILNKDLVLTREKILNNIWPLDFEVDERVVDTQIKILRKKIGEGYIKTIRGIGYKFQEVENEKNII, encoded by the coding sequence ATGGAAAAAATTTTAATTATAGAAGACGAAGATTTTTTAAGAGATATCTTAAAAAGATATCTTGAAAAAGAAGGGTACCGAGTTGTTGAAGCAAGTAGTGGAGAAGTTGGAATGAAAAAATTTTCTGAAGATAATTTTTCACTTATTTTACTTGATGTTATGTTGCCTGGAATACAAGGATGGGAAGTATGTAAGGAAATAAAAAAAATATCTGATACTCCCATTATAATGCTAACTGCTCTTAGTGATGAAGATGATGAAGTTAAAGGATTAGAATTAGGTGTCGAAGATTATATTGGAAAACCATTTAAACCTAAAGTTTTAGTAGCTAGAATTAATTCACTGATAAAAAGAAAAAAAATCTGTTCTTTAGAAAAAATTGGAGATTTAGAAATTGACAAAGAAAATTATAAAGTTCTTAAAAATGGAGAAGAATTAAATTTAGGTAATAAAGGATTTGCTCTTTTGATGTATTTCATTTTAAATAAAGATTTAGTATTAACTAGAGAAAAAATTTTAAATAACATTTGGCCCCTAGATTTCGAAGTTGATGAAAGAGTCGTTGACACACAAATAAAAATACTAAGAAAAAAAATTGGTGAAGGTTATATTAAAACAATTCGAGGCATTGGTTATAAATTTCAGGAGGTAGAAAATGAAAAAAATATCATATAA